The region CAATCTCACAATCCACCTCCCGGAAATCCCAAATCCATGCCAAGATCCGAGAGATCTTCATGCCCGCATTGAGCTCCACCATGACTGAAGGAAAGATCGTCTCATGGGTCAAATCCGAAGGCGACAAGCTCAATAAAGGCGAGTCTGTTGTCGTTGTAGAATCCGATAAAGCCGATATGGATGTCGAGACATTCTACGATGGCTACTTGGCTGCCATCATGGTTGAAGAAGGCGGTGTCGCCGCCGTCGGCTCCGCTATCGCCCTCCTTGCCGAAACCGAAGACGAAATCGCCCAAGCTATTTCCAAAGCCAAAGAACAatcctcttcctcttcctcttcctcaCCTGCTGCTCCTTCCCCTCCTCCAGCGGAAACGACAATACCTGATTCTCTCGCCGTCGCAACTGTAGTGAAGGCGGCACCGGTGAAGGCCGTGGCTTCGACACACCCGGCTTCCGATGGAGGCAAGAGGATTGTAGCGTCTCCCTATGCGAAAAAGCTTGCGAAGGAATTGAATGTTGATTTGAGTGGCGTGGTTGGTACCGGACCGATGGGCAGGATTGTGGCCAAGGATGTAGAGGCTGCCGTTGTTGCTTCTGTTGCTGTTCCCGTTGCTGCCGCGGCTGAGTCAGCTAAGCCGATTGCTGCAGCTCCAGGGGTCGAATTGGGTTCTGTTGTTCCATTTACTACAATGCAGGGTGCTGTCAGTAGGAACATGGTTGAGAGTCTTGGAGTTCCTACCTTCAGAGTGGGATATACAATCACAACTGATGCTCTTGACGCTCTCTACAAAAAGGTAACTTTTTGAAGCTTATGAGAACTGTAAATTGCTTTAATCGATTGTTATCTTCAACATTTGATTGCTGTTCATTCtggttttatttttgaatgaatctTTGTGCACTTGGAGTTTACATAAACTGTTGAAAGTGCTAATTGTGGCTCTAGTTATTTGTGTTTCTTGATGTTTCCAAGTGTTTTACCATCATTATCTACGTGTAAATTTGTAGATCAAACCGAAGGGAGTGACCATGACAGCATTATTAGCCAAAGCTACAGCGCTTGCA is a window of Lactuca sativa cultivar Salinas chromosome 1, Lsat_Salinas_v11, whole genome shotgun sequence DNA encoding:
- the LOC111898179 gene encoding dihydrolipoyllysine-residue acetyltransferase component 5 of pyruvate dehydrogenase complex, chloroplastic; amino-acid sequence: MMAQLLNSSFTPTTRGLRRQSIPSISQSTSRKSQIHAKIREIFMPALSSTMTEGKIVSWVKSEGDKLNKGESVVVVESDKADMDVETFYDGYLAAIMVEEGGVAAVGSAIALLAETEDEIAQAISKAKEQSSSSSSSSPAAPSPPPAETTIPDSLAVATVVKAAPVKAVASTHPASDGGKRIVASPYAKKLAKELNVDLSGVVGTGPMGRIVAKDVEAAVVASVAVPVAAAAESAKPIAAAPGVELGSVVPFTTMQGAVSRNMVESLGVPTFRVGYTITTDALDALYKKIKPKGVTMTALLAKATALALAKHPVVNSSCRDGKSFTYNSNINIAVAVAIDGGLITPVLQNADKVDIYSLSRKWKELVDKARAKQLQPQEYSTGTFTLSNLGMFGVDRFDAILPPGTGAIMAVGASEPTVVATKDGRIGMKSQMQVNVTADHRVIYGADLAQFLQTLAKIIEDPKDLTF